In the genome of Campylobacter concisus, one region contains:
- a CDS encoding transglutaminase-like domain-containing protein: protein MQRRDFFKFSSFLGAASLLPSVTLASDEPANPVVRNFDVNFKHQLLEKGKSSRIWLPLPLSTTYQQLTQDYVINTTAKNVYISDTLIPTMYADFEENEPRPILNVQFKIQTTERNTDFSKVNYDPNEKVDPAVLEFLKPTSHIPTDGVVRAKALEIIGNTKGDLERAKAIYTWVANTMQRDNSILGCGTGDVKAILESGKLVGKCTDINSVFVGLCRSVGIPAREIFGIRVGQSRFSDQMGSAKDGVAKISGGQHCRAEFYLKGYGWIPVDPADVTKVRLGEKLTNDDAKIKAVRDYCFGNWEMCWIGFNYGRDFILKPTPEQTPLNNFGYPYAEVDGNTQNYYSPKEFSYDYVSTELK, encoded by the coding sequence ATGCAAAGAAGAGATTTTTTTAAATTCAGTAGTTTTTTAGGTGCAGCGAGTCTGCTTCCAAGTGTCACTCTAGCTAGCGACGAGCCAGCAAATCCAGTCGTAAGAAATTTCGATGTAAATTTTAAACACCAGCTGCTCGAAAAGGGCAAAAGCTCAAGAATTTGGTTACCACTTCCACTAAGCACCACTTATCAGCAACTAACTCAAGACTACGTCATAAATACAACCGCTAAAAACGTCTACATTTCAGATACGCTAATACCTACAATGTATGCTGATTTTGAAGAAAATGAGCCAAGACCTATCTTAAATGTGCAGTTTAAAATCCAAACAACAGAGCGCAACACTGACTTTAGTAAGGTAAATTACGATCCAAACGAGAAGGTAGATCCTGCAGTTTTAGAGTTTTTAAAACCAACTTCACACATCCCAACTGACGGCGTCGTAAGAGCAAAAGCGCTAGAGATTATCGGCAATACTAAAGGCGATTTGGAGCGTGCAAAAGCGATCTATACGTGGGTTGCAAACACTATGCAGCGTGATAACAGCATTCTAGGATGCGGCACAGGCGACGTTAAAGCGATACTTGAAAGTGGTAAATTAGTTGGCAAATGCACTGACATAAACTCAGTTTTTGTGGGACTTTGCAGATCAGTTGGCATCCCTGCAAGAGAAATTTTTGGTATCAGGGTTGGTCAGTCTAGATTTTCAGATCAGATGGGTAGCGCAAAAGATGGCGTGGCTAAAATTTCAGGCGGACAGCACTGCAGGGCTGAGTTTTATCTAAAAGGATATGGTTGGATACCGGTTGATCCAGCGGATGTCACAAAGGTAAGACTGGGAGAGAAGCTAACAAATGACGACGCTAAGATCAAAGCTGTTAGGGATTATTGCTTTGGCAACTGGGAGATGTGCTGGATAGGCTTTAACTACGGACGCGACTTTATCTTAAAGCCAACCCCAGAGCAAACTCCGCTAAACAACTTTGGCTATCCATACGCTGAGGTTGATGGCAACACACAAAACTATTATTCGCCAAAAGAATTTAGCTACGACTACGTCTCAACAGAGCTAAAATGA
- the flhA gene encoding flagellar biosynthesis protein FlhA, producing MAKQKNNILTLVAPFLAPIVKFKSLSIVGIIVAILAIIIVPLPSAVLDFFLALSISISVLIILISIYVPKPTDLSTFPTLILIVTLFRLSLNIATTRMILSEGHNGPEAVSEIISSFGNFVVGGNFVIGTIVFCILVLINFMVVTKGSTRVSEVQARFTLDAMPGKQMAIDADLNAGLIDEKTARERRQAIIGEANFYGAMDGSSKFIKGDAVAGIIITIINIIGGFAIGSFQHGLDMATSAQYYTILTIGDGLVSQIPGLITSTATAIIITRASKDDEDFAEGTLNQLLGDYKTLLIVGFILFMFALVPGLPTLSLGFIAVLFLGLGYIIKQTKDGGLNLNLAPKDKAASKKAGAGVPGAAGASATSGTAAKVPKKSDEEIAREEETKINDILKLEILELDLGYGLLKLADVDLIERIRAMRRNIASSLGFLMPKIRIRDNLQLPPNEYRFKLKGIVIGQGEIYADKFLAMDSGLVSEDIEGIPTKEPAFGLDALWIDASVKEDAILSGYTIVDPASVISTHMSELIKQNASELLTRQETQNLLDKLKIDYPVVVEDTLRIAPINLIQKVLKTLLKDNIPIKDLLSILEAISDIAEVSKNLDMIIEHVRAALSRVITSLYVDEKGQLNFYILDSAAQQKLMDAVQYKDGAHHLMINVAQTSAIVQALRHEKEKRPMSQHGEMVLCVEPSLRKFIANICANFAIDIVVLSFAEISANTPFETVGVIEIENL from the coding sequence TTGCCATCCTTGCTATCATTATCGTACCGCTTCCAAGTGCGGTGCTTGACTTTTTCCTGGCACTTTCGATCTCGATTTCTGTGCTTATAATCTTAATTTCGATTTATGTGCCAAAACCAACCGATCTTAGTACATTTCCGACGCTAATTCTTATCGTTACGCTTTTTCGCCTCTCGCTAAATATCGCAACCACGCGTATGATCTTAAGCGAAGGTCACAATGGCCCAGAAGCGGTCAGTGAGATCATCTCAAGCTTTGGAAATTTCGTCGTTGGCGGCAACTTTGTCATCGGCACCATCGTCTTTTGTATCTTGGTTCTCATAAATTTTATGGTCGTAACAAAGGGCTCAACCCGTGTGAGCGAGGTGCAAGCGCGTTTTACACTTGATGCGATGCCAGGTAAGCAAATGGCGATAGATGCGGACTTAAACGCAGGTTTGATTGATGAAAAAACAGCGCGTGAAAGACGCCAAGCCATCATCGGTGAGGCAAATTTTTACGGCGCAATGGATGGTTCGTCTAAATTTATAAAAGGTGATGCCGTCGCTGGCATCATCATCACTATAATTAACATCATCGGCGGCTTTGCTATCGGCTCATTTCAACACGGCCTTGATATGGCGACATCGGCTCAGTACTATACGATCCTGACTATCGGTGACGGTCTTGTGAGCCAGATCCCAGGACTTATTACTTCAACAGCGACAGCCATTATCATCACAAGGGCCAGCAAGGACGATGAGGACTTTGCAGAAGGTACGCTAAATCAGCTATTAGGGGATTATAAAACCTTGCTAATAGTGGGCTTCATATTATTTATGTTTGCCCTTGTCCCAGGACTTCCGACTCTTTCTCTTGGCTTTATTGCAGTACTATTTTTGGGGCTTGGCTACATCATTAAGCAGACCAAAGATGGTGGATTAAATTTAAACCTTGCACCAAAAGACAAAGCTGCTTCTAAAAAGGCTGGAGCAGGTGTGCCTGGTGCCGCAGGAGCTAGTGCGACAAGTGGCACCGCTGCTAAGGTTCCAAAGAAAAGCGATGAAGAGATAGCAAGAGAAGAAGAGACAAAGATAAATGATATCTTGAAGCTTGAAATTTTAGAGCTCGACCTAGGATATGGCTTGCTAAAGCTAGCTGACGTGGATCTCATTGAGAGAATTCGTGCCATGAGGCGAAATATCGCTTCAAGCCTTGGCTTTTTGATGCCAAAGATAAGGATCCGCGACAACCTTCAACTCCCACCAAATGAGTATCGCTTTAAGCTAAAAGGCATCGTAATCGGTCAGGGTGAAATTTACGCGGATAAATTTCTAGCGATGGATAGTGGTCTTGTGAGTGAGGATATCGAGGGAATTCCAACAAAAGAGCCAGCTTTTGGACTAGATGCACTTTGGATCGATGCTAGCGTCAAAGAGGACGCCATACTTAGTGGCTACACGATAGTTGATCCTGCAAGCGTCATCTCAACGCATATGAGCGAGCTTATCAAGCAAAATGCATCCGAGCTTCTGACTCGCCAAGAGACGCAAAATTTGCTCGACAAGCTAAAGATCGATTACCCAGTTGTAGTAGAGGATACGCTAAGAATCGCACCTATAAATTTGATCCAAAAGGTCTTAAAAACGCTGCTTAAAGACAATATTCCGATCAAAGACCTGCTTAGTATACTTGAGGCTATTAGTGATATCGCCGAGGTTAGTAAAAACCTAGATATGATCATCGAGCACGTTCGTGCAGCGCTCTCACGTGTCATCACCTCGCTTTATGTCGATGAGAAAGGTCAGCTAAATTTTTACATTTTAGATAGTGCTGCGCAGCAAAAGCTTATGGACGCGGTGCAGTATAAAGACGGCGCGCATCACCTTATGATAAATGTGGCTCAAACTTCAGCGATCGTTCAGGCACTAAGACATGAAAAAGAGAAACGTCCGATGAGTCAGCACGGCGAAATGGTGCTTTGCGTGGAGCCAAGCCTAAGAAAATTTATAGCAAATATCTGCGCAAATTTTGCCATCGACATCGTGGTGCTAAGCTTTGCTGAAATCTCGGCAAATACGCCATTTGAAACGGTTGGCGTCATAGAAATAGAAAATTTATAA
- a CDS encoding heavy-metal-associated domain-containing protein: MRKILVLALLVAASYADKKIEISVPSMHCPLCTAIVRKAALSVEGVKKADVSLKERKAVVIADDKVDEKELLKAVDATGYKGEIK; encoded by the coding sequence ATGCGTAAAATTTTAGTTTTAGCCCTTTTAGTGGCTGCAAGCTACGCTGATAAAAAGATAGAAATTTCAGTACCTAGCATGCACTGTCCGCTTTGCACGGCGATAGTGCGAAAGGCTGCACTTAGCGTTGAGGGCGTAAAAAAAGCAGACGTATCGCTAAAAGAGCGAAAAGCTGTCGTTATAGCAGATGACAAGGTCGATGAAAAAGAGCTTTTAAAGGCGGTCGATGCGACTGGCTATAAGGGCGAGATAAAATAA
- a CDS encoding aspartate carbamoyltransferase catalytic subunit: protein MGYKHKDLIGTRELSKEEILYFLDAAKEFKELNLSQVKKNDYLRGKTTINAFYENSTRTRTSFEIAAKRLGADTINFSSSSSSVTKGESLNDTMNNMAAMRTDIIVLRHPSSGAAKFAADRTEASVVNAGDGTNEHPSQALLDLFTLREHGKILDKNLNVAIIGDIARSRVARSDIWAMKKFGINLKLFAPRMMMPKDAEVFESQICKNMDEACEGSDVIIMLRIQLERGGADVAFPSSREYSKFFGLNKNRIKLAKPDAIVLHPGPINRGVELNSDVADGTHSVILNQVENGVAIRMAILNTLAKNRG from the coding sequence ATGGGCTACAAACATAAAGATTTGATAGGAACTAGAGAGCTTAGCAAAGAAGAAATTTTATATTTTTTAGACGCGGCGAAAGAGTTTAAGGAGCTAAATTTAAGCCAAGTGAAAAAAAATGACTATCTTCGTGGAAAGACCACGATCAACGCATTTTATGAAAACTCGACAAGAACTAGGACATCCTTTGAGATTGCAGCAAAGAGACTTGGAGCTGATACGATAAATTTCAGCTCATCAAGCTCAAGCGTGACAAAGGGCGAGAGCCTAAATGATACGATGAATAACATGGCTGCTATGAGAACTGACATCATCGTGCTTCGTCATCCAAGCTCTGGAGCGGCAAAATTTGCAGCTGATAGAACAGAGGCTAGCGTCGTAAACGCAGGGGACGGTACAAATGAGCACCCAAGCCAAGCCTTGCTTGATCTTTTCACGCTAAGAGAGCATGGCAAAATTTTGGATAAAAACCTAAATGTAGCGATCATCGGCGACATCGCTAGAAGCCGCGTGGCAAGGTCAGACATCTGGGCGATGAAGAAATTTGGCATAAATTTAAAGCTCTTCGCGCCAAGGATGATGATGCCAAAAGATGCTGAGGTCTTTGAGTCTCAAATTTGCAAAAATATGGATGAGGCTTGCGAGGGTAGCGACGTCATCATCATGCTTCGCATCCAACTAGAGCGTGGCGGTGCGGACGTGGCATTTCCAAGCTCGAGAGAGTACTCGAAATTCTTTGGACTAAATAAAAATAGGATAAAGCTAGCAAAGCCTGACGCGATCGTGCTACACCCAGGACCGATAAATAGGGGTGTAGAGCTAAACTCAGACGTGGCTGATGGTACGCACTCAGTCATACTAAATCAAGTTGAAAACGGCGTTGCTATAAGAATGGCGATACTAAATACGCTTGCAAAAAATAGGGGCTAA
- a CDS encoding tetratricopeptide repeat protein, with protein sequence MKKILVLVAAVFALNAMANDNLDKANELYAKKNFNEAYLYFNKACGEGEKKACTMNAIMLFNGDGVAKDRAQAEKIFTKMCDENEGMACEKLGEMIAYGLVKDKDANEAKNEEKAKALFKKACDNGYQPACDFVAK encoded by the coding sequence ATGAAGAAAATTTTAGTTTTAGTGGCAGCAGTTTTTGCGTTAAATGCTATGGCAAATGACAATTTAGACAAAGCAAACGAGCTTTATGCAAAGAAAAATTTTAATGAAGCTTATCTTTATTTTAATAAGGCTTGCGGAGAGGGAGAGAAAAAAGCTTGCACGATGAATGCGATCATGCTATTTAACGGCGACGGCGTAGCAAAAGATAGAGCTCAGGCTGAGAAAATTTTTACAAAAATGTGTGACGAAAACGAAGGCATGGCTTGCGAAAAACTAGGCGAAATGATCGCTTATGGCCTTGTAAAAGATAAAGACGCAAACGAAGCAAAGAACGAAGAAAAAGCAAAGGCTTTATTTAAAAAAGCTTGTGATAACGGCTACCAACCAGCTTGCGACTTCGTAGCAAAATAA
- a CDS encoding DHH family phosphoesterase codes for MKIYHLSHTDLDGYGAQYITNFYFKDVKFLNSNYGREIDDKFAQILSEIDVSNDDKNIILITDLNLTLAQCESFTEMIEGKNIKLFLLDHHQSGAECASAYSWYFLDSSRCATKITYDFFAGIFGKNKELEIFSDVVNAVDIWLKDDKNFEMGKVCLGLVANAKEINKVMFEAENNLYMDHVLKEASKFFNEKNDYIGLDMQVHAIKKSFFKEDKDDTLSNLISNYVVKKLSENKEKFSISYKDHKGILTYNIGNVSVIGNDFLVANPEFDFFIDVTNKKTLSFRANGKLDVSAMAKHLVGGGGHVNASGGLFANFKDGFSYEPIKAQIVDLITKKTQEEI; via the coding sequence ATGAAAATTTATCACCTCTCGCACACCGATCTTGACGGATACGGCGCGCAATACATAACAAATTTTTACTTCAAAGATGTGAAATTTCTAAACTCAAACTACGGCAGAGAGATAGATGATAAATTTGCTCAAATTTTATCTGAGATAGATGTCTCAAATGATGATAAAAACATTATCTTGATCACTGATCTAAATTTAACTCTAGCTCAGTGCGAGAGCTTTACTGAGATGATAGAGGGTAAAAATATAAAGCTATTTTTGCTAGATCATCACCAAAGCGGTGCCGAGTGCGCGAGCGCTTACTCATGGTATTTTTTGGATAGTTCAAGGTGCGCCACAAAGATCACTTACGACTTTTTTGCAGGAATTTTTGGCAAAAACAAAGAGCTTGAAATTTTTAGCGACGTCGTAAATGCTGTGGATATCTGGCTAAAAGATGATAAAAATTTTGAGATGGGCAAAGTCTGCTTGGGACTTGTAGCAAACGCTAAAGAGATAAACAAGGTGATGTTTGAAGCCGAAAACAACCTCTATATGGATCACGTCCTAAAAGAAGCGAGTAAATTTTTTAACGAAAAAAACGACTATATTGGCCTTGATATGCAGGTGCATGCTATTAAAAAGTCATTTTTCAAAGAGGATAAAGACGATACGTTAAGTAATCTTATCTCAAACTACGTCGTAAAAAAACTTAGTGAAAATAAAGAGAAATTTAGCATAAGCTATAAAGATCATAAAGGAATTTTAACCTACAATATTGGCAACGTTTCAGTTATTGGCAACGACTTTTTAGTGGCAAATCCTGAATTTGACTTCTTTATCGACGTGACAAATAAAAAAACGCTAAGTTTTCGCGCAAATGGCAAGCTTGACGTTAGTGCCATGGCAAAGCATCTAGTTGGTGGTGGCGGACACGTAAATGCAAGCGGTGGGCTATTCGCAAATTTCAAAGATGGCTTTAGCTACGAGCCGATTAAAGCCCAGATAGTAGATCTAATAACTAAAAAAACACAGGAGGAAATATGA
- a CDS encoding dihydroorotase, whose protein sequence is MKIAIINGTIVNSDEKFKANILIENGKIAKIGSEKFEADKVIDATNKLVMPGLIDMHVHFRDPGQEYKDDIISGSQAAVAGGVTTCLCMANTNPVNDNASITRAMIEKAKNCGLIDLLPIAAISKGLGGNEIVEMGDLVEAGAVAFSDDGLPVTSSSVMRAALEYSSMFGSFCISHSEDCSLCRQGVMHEGKVSAILGLRGMAREKEEIAVSRDMLLAKLTKAHIHIAHVSSEYSLKIIEMGKKEGINITCEATPHHFSFSDDEILKNAYDTNFKMSPPLREISDVKAVREALKSGLIDVIATDHAPHHTDEKIVEFDKAPFGIIGLQTLVPLTLKLVNEGVISLERMVELTSTNAAKMLNLKDKGRLAEGMLADVAVIDPEIDYVYDEKINRSKSINSPLFGKKLKGAATTTIKSGKIVYEFGK, encoded by the coding sequence ATGAAAATAGCAATAATTAACGGCACTATCGTAAATAGCGACGAGAAATTTAAGGCAAATATCCTAATAGAAAACGGCAAAATAGCCAAAATCGGAAGTGAGAAATTTGAGGCTGATAAGGTCATCGACGCCACAAATAAGCTAGTCATGCCAGGACTTATCGATATGCACGTGCACTTTCGCGATCCTGGCCAAGAGTACAAAGACGATATCATCTCAGGCTCGCAGGCAGCCGTAGCTGGAGGAGTGACAACCTGCCTTTGCATGGCCAACACAAACCCAGTAAATGACAACGCTTCAATCACAAGAGCGATGATAGAAAAGGCTAAAAACTGCGGGCTGATCGATCTTTTGCCAATTGCAGCCATCAGCAAAGGGCTTGGCGGCAACGAGATCGTTGAAATGGGCGATCTTGTAGAGGCTGGAGCAGTTGCATTTAGTGATGACGGCCTACCAGTGACTAGCTCAAGCGTGATGAGAGCGGCACTTGAGTACTCAAGCATGTTTGGTAGCTTTTGTATAAGCCACTCAGAGGACTGCTCGCTTTGCAGACAGGGCGTCATGCACGAGGGCAAGGTCTCGGCCATACTAGGACTTCGCGGCATGGCGAGGGAGAAAGAGGAGATCGCAGTGAGCCGTGATATGCTACTTGCAAAGCTCACTAAAGCGCACATCCACATCGCTCACGTAAGCTCGGAATACTCGCTAAAGATCATCGAAATGGGCAAAAAAGAGGGCATAAACATCACATGTGAGGCGACACCACACCACTTTAGCTTTAGCGACGATGAAATTTTGAAAAATGCCTACGATACAAATTTCAAAATGTCGCCACCACTTCGTGAGATAAGCGACGTAAAAGCAGTAAGAGAGGCACTAAAAAGCGGTCTTATAGACGTTATCGCCACCGATCACGCCCCGCACCACACAGATGAAAAGATAGTGGAATTTGACAAGGCGCCATTTGGTATCATTGGTCTTCAAACTCTTGTGCCACTTACGCTAAAGCTCGTAAATGAGGGCGTCATAAGCCTAGAGCGCATGGTGGAGCTAACATCGACAAATGCGGCTAAAATGCTAAATTTAAAAGATAAAGGCAGACTTGCCGAGGGCATGCTAGCTGACGTCGCTGTGATAGACCCTGAGATCGATTACGTTTATGATGAAAAGATAAACCGCTCAAAATCTATAAATTCTCCGCTTTTTGGCAAAAAGCTAAAAGGCGCAGCGACTACTACGATAAAAAGTGGCAAGATCGTTTATGAGTTTGGGAAATAG
- a CDS encoding thioesterase gives MAEENIYDIKDESQIILPEDENPLRNEIKTAPLTKLNFSGTAFLLEKNHAKTRFFTTDDMVCDTEGLIHSGFIFMGANHAALLAINEEFCVSIGARINFFGPLKLGDVVEFDAQARFEESRKREVKVLGYVKDIKIFEGVFQLVTLEEHIFLAQQKNIQKEAAIRQKKEREEAKANS, from the coding sequence ATGGCAGAAGAAAATATCTATGATATAAAAGATGAATCACAAATAATCTTACCAGAAGATGAAAATCCGCTAAGAAATGAGATAAAAACAGCTCCTTTAACAAAGCTAAATTTTAGTGGAACGGCATTTTTACTTGAAAAAAATCACGCAAAGACTAGATTTTTTACTACGGATGATATGGTGTGCGATACTGAGGGGCTTATTCATAGCGGATTTATTTTTATGGGCGCAAATCATGCCGCTCTTTTAGCCATTAATGAAGAATTTTGCGTTAGTATCGGGGCTAGAATAAATTTCTTTGGACCGCTAAAGCTTGGTGACGTGGTGGAATTTGACGCGCAAGCAAGATTTGAAGAGAGCAGAAAAAGAGAAGTAAAAGTGCTTGGATATGTTAAAGATATAAAAATTTTTGAAGGAGTATTTCAACTTGTCACACTTGAAGAGCATATCTTCTTGGCTCAACAAAAAAATATCCAAAAAGAAGCTGCTATAAGGCAGAAAAAAGAGCGAGAAGAAGCTAAGGCTAATAGCTAA
- the cmoB gene encoding tRNA 5-methoxyuridine(34)/uridine 5-oxyacetic acid(34) synthase CmoB translates to MDLSKFNEQQKQIFNRIENLANFDCELELKDSVNVKFKNLDQAKKDEIFDLALSLKPWRKGPFLLDDIYIDSEWQSFIKFNILASHLNLAGKSVADVGCNNGYYMFKMLEYSPKSITGFDPSMHTYLQFTFLNKFIRSNIVYELLGVESLPEFGAKFDTIFCLGVIYHRSDPIKMLKELKTALNPGGELFLDTMYIDMEGDFALSPKDRYSKIPNIYFVPTLSALQNWCERAKFRDFTLLETKATDLNEQRKTQWIDGESLGNFLDPEDITKTIEGYPAPKRAYVRVKI, encoded by the coding sequence GTGGATCTTAGCAAATTTAACGAGCAACAAAAGCAAATTTTTAATAGGATAGAAAATTTAGCAAATTTTGACTGCGAGCTTGAGTTAAAAGATAGTGTAAATGTGAAATTTAAAAATTTAGATCAAGCTAAAAAAGATGAAATTTTTGATCTCGCCCTTAGCCTAAAGCCTTGGCGAAAAGGGCCATTTTTACTTGATGATATATATATAGATAGCGAGTGGCAAAGTTTTATTAAATTTAATATCCTCGCCTCACACCTAAATTTAGCTGGCAAAAGTGTGGCTGATGTGGGTTGTAACAATGGATATTATATGTTTAAGATGCTTGAATACAGTCCAAAAAGCATAACTGGCTTTGATCCTAGCATGCATACATATTTGCAGTTTACTTTTTTAAATAAATTTATCCGCTCAAATATTGTTTACGAGCTTCTTGGAGTAGAGAGTTTGCCAGAATTTGGAGCGAAATTTGACACCATTTTTTGCCTTGGTGTCATCTATCATAGAAGCGATCCTATCAAGATGCTAAAAGAGCTAAAAACCGCACTAAATCCTGGAGGAGAGCTATTTTTAGATACTATGTATATTGATATGGAGGGTGACTTTGCGCTAAGTCCAAAGGATAGATACTCAAAAATTCCAAATATCTACTTTGTACCGACACTCTCGGCACTTCAAAACTGGTGCGAGAGAGCTAAATTTAGGGATTTTACCTTACTTGAAACAAAGGCGACTGATCTAAATGAGCAGCGAAAAACGCAGTGGATAGATGGAGAGAGTCTTGGAAATTTCTTAGACCCAGAAGACATTACAAAGACCATCGAGGGCTACCCAGCGCCAAAAAGAGCATATGTTAGAGTTAAAATTTAA
- a CDS encoding M28 family peptidase, translating to MSKSEILKKFETLSAIPHCSYETDKMRDFLASYAKDKGCEVAVDSFGNIHAFKGKPKICLQSHYDMVCMGDAPKIEIVYGDDGYMRAKNSSLGADNGIGVAIMMQMISEFDDIECLFTNNEEVGMIGATGFSGELKADKLLNLDSEEDDRVTIGCAGGVNLFATISLNSKKTKESTLYEVKVSGLPGGHSGNEIHKNIPNAIKILAAFVTKNGCKLVKFEGGERSNSIPSGATALVLSDKELKSECENLSVKKLGMGDEILENGEKILALINSFSQGVRAYNCELGIPQDSVNLSLAKIKDDGTLEVEFFARSMSKDGLNRMEFEISELAKALGFEVIAKDRNPAWKPINDKFANDILEELKIYKPNARITAVHAGLECGVLLEKKAGLSACSIGPNIHSPHSIRECCEVESALFIEKVVRGIVKKYNS from the coding sequence ATGTCAAAGAGTGAAATTTTAAAGAAATTTGAGACACTTTCTGCGATACCACACTGCAGTTATGAGACCGATAAGATGCGTGATTTTCTAGCTAGCTATGCAAAAGATAAGGGCTGTGAGGTCGCAGTCGATAGCTTTGGCAACATTCATGCGTTTAAAGGCAAACCAAAAATTTGCTTGCAAAGCCACTACGATATGGTCTGCATGGGCGATGCTCCAAAGATCGAGATAGTTTACGGTGATGATGGCTACATGAGAGCCAAAAACTCATCTCTTGGCGCAGATAATGGTATCGGCGTAGCTATCATGATGCAGATGATAAGCGAATTTGACGACATTGAGTGCCTCTTTACAAACAATGAAGAAGTCGGCATGATCGGAGCCACTGGCTTTAGTGGCGAGTTAAAAGCCGACAAGCTTTTAAATTTAGACAGCGAAGAGGACGATAGAGTCACTATCGGCTGTGCTGGTGGTGTAAATTTATTTGCCACCATCTCGCTTAATAGCAAAAAAACAAAAGAGAGCACGCTTTATGAAGTAAAAGTAAGTGGGCTTCCTGGCGGACACTCTGGCAACGAGATACATAAAAATATCCCAAATGCGATCAAGATTTTGGCGGCATTTGTGACTAAAAATGGCTGTAAGCTTGTCAAATTTGAAGGTGGCGAGCGAAGCAACTCTATCCCAAGTGGCGCAACTGCACTGGTTCTAAGCGATAAAGAGCTAAAAAGTGAGTGTGAAAATTTAAGCGTGAAAAAGCTTGGCATGGGAGATGAAATTTTAGAAAATGGCGAGAAAATTTTAGCACTAATCAATTCATTTTCACAAGGCGTAAGAGCCTATAACTGCGAGCTAGGCATACCACAAGATAGTGTAAATCTCTCACTTGCAAAGATCAAAGATGATGGCACACTTGAAGTGGAGTTTTTCGCAAGGTCAATGAGCAAAGATGGGCTAAATAGAATGGAATTTGAAATTTCTGAGCTTGCAAAAGCGCTTGGCTTTGAGGTCATCGCAAAAGATAGAAATCCTGCTTGGAAGCCTATAAATGATAAATTTGCAAACGACATCCTAGAGGAGCTAAAAATTTATAAGCCAAATGCAAGGATAACAGCCGTTCACGCCGGACTCGAATGTGGCGTGCTTTTGGAGAAAAAAGCGGGTCTTAGCGCTTGCTCAATAGGACCAAACATCCACTCACCTCACTCAATAAGAGAATGCTGCGAAGTTGAATCTGCGCTTTTTATAGAAAAAGTCGTTCGCGGTATCGTTAAAAAATATAACTCATAA